A single window of Gossypium arboreum isolate Shixiya-1 chromosome 13, ASM2569848v2, whole genome shotgun sequence DNA harbors:
- the LOC108464281 gene encoding uncharacterized protein LOC108464281 gives MGRQSEPDVHSSIALLQERFRRLQRAKELRQEREVLRLLSEAERINQGTPNEASQLFFHSELILQPRPPLQGSVHSESSMQNRRQVIETPILSNLQQRDMVLHTSTFSDSDVDTSLHL, from the coding sequence ATGGGAAGGCAGAGTGAACCAGATGTTCATTCTTCCATTGCTCTCTTGCAAGAGAGGTTCCGACGGTTGCAGAGAGCTAAGGAATTGAGGCAGGAAAGAGAGGTTTTACGGTTGCTATCTGAAGCGGAGAGGATCAATCAAGGCACACCGAATGAAGCATCTCAATTGTTTTTCCATTCCGAATTGATCCTTCAGCCTAGACCACCTCTCCAAGGATCTGTACACAGTGAATCTAGCATGCAAAATCGACGTCAGGTTATTGAGACTCCGATATTGTCGAACTTACAGCAGAGAGATATGGTCTTGCATACATCTACATTTAGTGATTCAGATGTTGACACATCACTTCATCTGTGA